From the Comamonas odontotermitis genome, one window contains:
- a CDS encoding AEC family transporter, with protein sequence MLAGVNYAQLLFPDFSLILIGYLVCRYTALNRSVWQPVEGLVYYFLFPTLLFYSIIRSPIDWQGTSSLMLAGVGTGLSAVLLTYTLPHWPFIGKRVNARDAAASAQVAFRFNSFIGLALAERLAGPQGLQLISVLIGVCVPMFNIAAVYPMARGSQAGFVRELLRNPLIVATLTALICNLLGLRLPSVVEPTVARIGQASIVLGLMSAGAGMQLGLLAQGKLLSTSVLAIRHFVTPLIALCAAHWLRLSPQQASILLIFSALPTASTCYVLAARMGYNGAYVAGLVTLSTICGIASLPFALSLLDWWPI encoded by the coding sequence ATGCTTGCGGGCGTGAATTACGCCCAACTGCTTTTCCCCGATTTCTCGCTGATCCTCATCGGCTATCTGGTGTGCCGCTACACGGCGCTGAACCGTTCCGTATGGCAGCCGGTGGAAGGCCTGGTGTACTACTTTCTGTTCCCTACCCTGCTGTTCTATTCGATCATCCGCAGCCCGATCGACTGGCAGGGCACCTCCAGCCTGATGCTGGCCGGAGTCGGCACGGGCCTGAGCGCCGTGCTGCTGACCTATACGCTGCCGCACTGGCCCTTCATCGGCAAACGGGTCAATGCGCGCGACGCCGCCGCCAGCGCGCAGGTGGCGTTCCGTTTCAACTCCTTCATTGGCCTGGCGCTCGCCGAACGTCTGGCGGGCCCCCAGGGCCTGCAACTGATATCGGTGCTGATCGGTGTGTGCGTGCCGATGTTCAACATTGCCGCCGTCTACCCCATGGCCCGGGGCTCGCAGGCAGGCTTTGTGCGCGAATTGCTGCGCAACCCGCTGATCGTGGCCACGCTCACCGCGCTCATCTGCAACCTGCTTGGCCTGCGGCTGCCGAGCGTAGTGGAGCCTACGGTGGCCCGCATTGGTCAGGCATCCATCGTGCTGGGGCTCATGTCTGCCGGTGCCGGCATGCAACTGGGGCTGCTCGCACAAGGCAAGCTGCTGAGCACATCGGTGCTTGCCATCCGCCATTTCGTCACCCCGCTGATCGCGCTGTGCGCCGCGCACTGGCTGCGGCTGTCGCCACAGCAGGCATCCATTCTGCTGATCTTTTCCGCGCTGCCTACCGCATCCACCTGCTACGTGCTGGCCGCACGCATGGGCTATAACGGCGCCTACGTTGCCGGGCTGGTGACCTTGTCCACCATCTGCGGCATTGCGAGCCTGCCTTTTGCATTGAGCCTGCTCGACTGGTGGCCGATTTAG